The Bacillota bacterium nucleotide sequence GAACCATACGCTTACGCCGTCTGCGCCCGGGGCGATATACGTATGGTCGATTTGGCTTGCTTGAGCAGAGCAGTCCCTAGGGTTGCTGTAGAACCGGCCTGCGATTACTTCAGCGCCGCCGATATTCTGGAATGCCTTCAGGTCTACTTTGATGGGAGCCAGGTTACAGTTATTTACGCTGTCACCAATACGAACACAACAGGGATTGGTATTCATTGTTACGTTTCCGTACTTGTCGCGGAGGACGATTCTTAGTTCGTAACACTGGCTGCAGTCAAGCTGGGCGCCCAGATCATTCATGGTGATCGCAAAAGGCACTCCCGGCACAATACGAAAATCTCTGTAAGGATCCGACTGGACCCAGGCATGTGCCTTTGCCGCCGGTGGTACGATACCACGCAAGATGTGATTGCGGTTTACGGCATTTGCGTTCTTGATATCCTCAATGGATTCGGCCGGAACCTTCCAGCTGTCCGCGGTATCGAAGTATTCGACGGCTTCGTCGACGTTCTCATCCCTGACTTCGATGGTGCGGGCTACAACATAGTAGGTTCCCGGGCATGCCGGTAAGGTAAGTTGGGCCTGGAATCTGCCGTTCGAATCGGTATGCGTAACAACAGGCTGAATAGGCACGCCGGAGCAGGGGTTTAGATGAATGTCTCTTGACGTACAGTCCTTAACCCATTGGTCTGTGTTAGGGTCCTGCGCCAGCCTGCCGGTTGCGCTGTCGCGTATTTCGACTACCACCGGCCAGGACGTGTAAGCCCACGGCGCTCCGTCGGTCCTCAAAACGCGCCCGAAGAACGTCACCTTTTGGCCGTTTACCATGCAACCCAGATCGCACTTTACGTCGATGTTGCCGACGGTCTCCACCACGTTCAGGTTCATACATTCAAACCAGTCGCAGACGAGGCTTTGTACAGAGGTTACACAGTATTTGCCGTATTCCCTTGGATTCTTGACCCTGAGGCCCTCGATCTTGAAACCGGTAACGGTTCCCTCCCGCGGGAAGCTCTGACTTTGAATGGTAAGAGACACGAGGTCCCCGTTAAAGTCGATACCTGAAGGATGCCCTGTCACTATTAACACGTTTTCTTTAATACAAGGAACCACCGGAACGGTGTAAACGGCGCCGTCAACCGTTACGTAGACCGTCAGCGTTTTCCCTCTAGCCTCGTTAAAGTTGTCCGACTCGGGGAAAGGAAACCCGAATTGAATGTTGTCATCACAGAACAGGTCAAGGTCTTTCTGCAGGCCGGTGGCCTCGATGGTGTAATCGTAGATGTGATCGGCCTTTACTACGTTGGTATCCGTCCCGTCAATAGGGTCGCTGCCGGGCACGTAGATTTCCATATGCGCGGCAAGCGCCGTCCCGGCGAATGCGAAACAACATAAAACAAATACGGCGAAGAATATTGTAGCCTTGCGCCATCTGATATTAATCGGCATTAAAGGCCTCCTCCCTCTTGGAATCTTTGAATTAACCGATTCGGTACCATAGACTCCGGATCAATTCTTCCTCTTGAACCCAATTGCAGTGGGCATACATCACCCCTTTCATATGGCGGCCTATGATTATGCGCTTCCCTTCCGGTTAATTAATATATGTTTATAAGAAACTGGGAAACGCTGGGCCATTTAGTTTTACTTGGCTGCAACCAACGGGAACAATTGTTTTGAAAAGCGCCTGTCGAACAGTCAATATAAATTACTAAATATCCCGCAGTTCGTTGACAACCGACAATCGACGAATGTAAAAAGCCGCACTAACCTTTCGGACGACGTTATAAGGACCGGAAGACCAAAACCATTTTTCGCCGAGTCTCGAAAATCTGTAACTTCCGGCAGCATGTACTTACAGCACAAATAGAACCATGAGGAATTGTGAGCGCATACACCCCCTGTACTTTGTCCGACCCTCCCGCACCGAGTGCCGAGAGTCTGCCGAACCTGCGGCGGGCTATATTTTTTATATTCCTTTCGTAGGCTGAATATTTTTGTTGTTAACTGTTATATTTGTTAGTATATAGATTATATGGCACATATTACATATTAGGATATATCATGAATCGAGCGACAACAAGAAGGAAAAAAGTAGTAAATATTAAGATGGTATGATTAGTACTTGGCGAGGATATGAAAAGGGTGTGCCGAATTAGAAGCCAACGATGGCTCTGATTTGAAGAGATCGTATAGACAGATAATGGTATTAGGCTATGGATTATGGTGCCTTAGAGGGGGGATAATTTTGTTCCACAACTATTCTTCGAGGATAGTATAAAAAATTCGCGACGGGAAAGAACACGGGTTAATGGAGGAATCATGAGATTAAGTCGGCTAAAATTTGGGCGTTTATAACGGACGGCTTTCGCTTTCGTCTGCAAGCCTAAGCGAAAAGGCCAGTGCGCGGGCTTCAGACCGGTTCTTGACGCCGAGCTTCTGAAAGACGTTTTTAATATGTGTTTTTACCGTTGACTCTGAAAGCACCAACTTTCGAGCAATCTCCTGATTGGAAAGATTGTTTTTCAACAAGGAAAGGACTTCCCTTTCTCTTCCTGTCAAGGGGCTGAAATCCGCCGTGAACCTTTCTTCCCTGTTTACGAAAAAGTCAGGCCAAAGGCGGGGTATGCACAGGACTCCCGCCTTAACTATGAGCTCAAGCGCGAGGATTAATTGGCGCGGAAGAAGGCGAACCGGCAAACAACCCCGCACGCCGACCCGTAGGAGACTGAACAGGTCATAATCTTTCGGATCCTCCACGAGTAATACCGGAAGTGTAAATGGGCATTTTACGTGAAGCTCCGAAATGATGGAGAAAGGGTTTTCGTCCTCAAGCTTCCAGACCACCACGTCCGGGTATAGAAGTGAAGCTGTTTCGACCAGTTCGGTGACAGATACGGCTCTTATAACTTCAAAGAAGCCATTGTTTTTTAGGGCTGCGGCCAGACTCTCGCGCCAGTGGGGCGACCTGCCGCTTAACAAGACCCGGAATTCACTCATTATTTCCTCCAATTACGCTTGCCGGGAAAATGGTTCGGTG carries:
- a CDS encoding response regulator transcription factor, which translates into the protein MSEFRVLLSGRSPHWRESLAAALKNNGFFEVIRAVSVTELVETASLLYPDVVVWKLEDENPFSIISELHVKCPFTLPVLLVEDPKDYDLFSLLRVGVRGCLPVRLLPRQLILALELIVKAGVLCIPRLWPDFFVNREERFTADFSPLTGREREVLSLLKNNLSNQEIARKLVLSESTVKTHIKNVFQKLGVKNRSEARALAFSLRLADESESRPL